A genomic region of Metopolophium dirhodum isolate CAU chromosome 1, ASM1992520v1, whole genome shotgun sequence contains the following coding sequences:
- the LOC132933242 gene encoding uncharacterized protein LOC132933242 yields the protein MPNTNNTVGMTTRSRANEPKNDGEQDEGNLNVMGTAQQNENAQSAVRLTEKNSQHDIFANGGTLGEQNNSEKTSQNGSNVESVNAVDTNAMLNTLMVQNNMLMELLKLQQNKPLNDITIAPDLDKSIPVFNGLNTGYQALDWLRTVNGVANLHRWPDNFKLQSVRANLDGAARHWYASRDIENWPDFERQFHKTFVGTVMTGDRWKEMSRRVQVRNENIHEYFHEKVHLFVITETKTNNSLSDVVEYGRLDASRSSRIRHTIIDAKEKDTYKTGVTRSTVVATPKKDQTKTVTTGTLTTRSCYNCGSKDHISPQCPKPRREKGACYECAATDHQIGTCPTRKKRFGDDGKSRSAGLMNIDVEGDSGPTDEYPMPYEVRCKYNVPVEGEECHVRFNAVVDTGSPVSLLKRDFVPNNNFVLKSADGCNFSGINGAKVEVLGIFETKVLVNNNMMNVTFYIVSNNTMSASAILGRDLLTKPGYKVEFINNEVNIIKVNENETVKETVDNWNEILCIDFNSDVNVGTDTVNVNPDLDCDVNDKFIKIYNVEYLARINVEPHSDNNCNFEMKIVLKHEQPISFRSRRLSYSEQGSLRNIIDELLSENIIRPSNSPYSSPIVLVKKKNKSYRLCVDYRELNKITVKDNFPAPLIDDQLDRLKGKKNIYFVRFEKWFSSCTHERSFYSIYVICHAYRAI from the exons ATGCCGAATACCAATAATACCGTCGGTATGACTACCCGTTCCCGCGCGAATGAACCTAAGAATGATGGCGAACAGGATGAAGGAAATTTGAACGTCATGGGTACTGCACAACAGAACGAAAATGCACAAAGTGCTGTGCGACTAACCGAGAAAAATTCGCAGCACGATATCTTCGCCAATGGAGGGACACTAGGTGAACAAAATAATTCGGAAAAAACTTCGCAAAATGGATCGAACGTCGAGAGCGTGAATGCAGTCGATACGAACGCTATGCTCAATACGCTGATGGTGCAAAATAATATGCTCATGGAGTTATTAAAATTGCAACAGAATAAACCACTCAACGACATAACCATTGCTCCGGATTTAGATAAGTCGATACCGGTTTTCAATGGTCTTAATACTGGTTATCAAGCGTTAGACTGGTTGAGGACTGTGAATGGAGTTGCCAATTTACATCGGTGGCCCGATAATTTTAAGTTACAATCCGTACGAGCAAACTTAGATGGTGCAGCCCGACATTGGTATGCGTCACGCGACATCGAAAACTGGCCGGATTTCGAAAGACAATTTCACAAAACATTTGTTGGTACCGTTATGACCGGTGACCGGTGGAAAGAAATGTCCCGTCGTGTTCAAGTTCGAAATGAAAACATCCACGAGTACTTCCACGAAAAAGTACATCTTT TCGTAATCACAGAGACGAAGACGAATAATTCGTTAAGCGACGTAGTCGAATATGGACGCTTGGATGCGTCACGTTCGAGTCGCATTCGTCATACAATTATCGATGCTAAGGAAAAGGACACGTACAAAACAGGTGTAACGCGATCAACTGTTGTAGCTACACCGAAGAAAGATCAGACAAAAACTGTAACAACCGGAACACTAACTACGCGCTCGTGTTATAATTGTGGCTCGAAAGACCACATTTCGCCGCAATGTCCAAAGCCGAGAAGGGAGAAGGGCGCGTGCTACGAATGCGCGGCGACAGATCATCAAATAGGAACCTGCCCTACACGTAAGAAACGATTCGGTGATGACGGAAAATCGAGGTCGGCTGGGCTGATGAATATTGACGTGGAGGGCGACAGTGGGCCAACAGACGAGTACCCGATGCCGTATGAAGTTCGGTGCAAATACAATGTACCAGTGGAGGGAGAGGAGTGTCATGTCAGATTCAACGCGGTGGTCGACACAGGAAGTCCGGTAAGCTTACTTAAACGCGATTTTGTTccgaataataattttgtacttaAATCCGCGGACGGTTGTAATTTTTCGGGAATTAATGGCGCGAAAGTCGAGGTATTGggtatttttgaaacaaaagtattggtaaataataatatgatgaatgtTACGTTTTATATTGTATCAAACAATACTATGAGTGCAAGTGCGATTTTGGGTAGAGACCTTTTAACAAAACCGGGATATAAAGTcgagtttataaataatgaggTAAACATAATTAAGGTGAACGAGAATGAGACCGTGAAAGAGACAGTCGATAATTGGaacgaaatattatgtattgattttaactCAGACGTAAACGTGGGTACAGATACTGTGAACGTAAATCCCGATTTAGACTGTGatgtaaatgataaatttattaaaatttataacgtTGAATACCTAGCGCGAATAAATGTAGAACCACATAGTGATAATAATTGCaattttgaaatgaaaataGTGTTGAAACACGAACAACCTATATCTTTTAGGTCGAGAAGGTTGTCGTATAGCGAGCAAGGTAGTTTGCGTAATATTATCGACGAATTGTTATCCGAAAACATAATAAGACCAAGTAATAGCCCCTATAGTAGTCCGATTgtattagtgaaaaaaaaaaataaaagttacaggCTGTGTGTTGATTATCGAGAGCTTAACAAAATTACAGTTAAAGATAATTTCCCGGCGCCTTTAATAGATGATCAATTAGACcgtttaaaaggaaaaaaaaatatttacttcgtTAGATTTGAAAAATGGTTTTCATCATGTACGCATGAACGAAGCTTCTATTCCATATACGTCATTTGTCACGCCTATAGGGCAATATGA